DNA from Alnus glutinosa chromosome 2, dhAlnGlut1.1, whole genome shotgun sequence:
taaaaaatttaagcgTAACCAATCAAGGacctaaaaatatatttatccatAACTAGTTGTTTTTCTGGAACTTGGTTTGATTGACAGGCTCATTTATGGGATTTTGAATATCCAAAAACTACAATTTGGATATTCAAAATCCCATAAATGAGCCTGTCAATCAAACCAAGTTCTAGAACTAACGAGGAATTAGATTAGAGAtgtgtttggtgtcattttcCTACACatcttctcctctctttttttttgtttaaatccaTCATTGAATCAGTACAAggattcaatggtggatttacACATCTATTGTACGAAGATGGACaaaaaatatgtagaaaaatgaaaacaagcATTTTTCATTAGATAATGAGAAGTACCATTGTTTaagtcaaatatttttttaaaattttatttacttaattcCGCAACTGAAATTCTCCATTCCTAAGTATAACACTATAAATTTATTTTGGGGGTTTGGGTTTCAAGGAGAAAGATCCTTTATATTAGGAGTGTACATGCAGGCGAATATTAATCGCCCGTATTTGTTATTCGCAATTGCGGACGCGGATAGCAAAAATTACTATTCATATATGCGGATATGGATAGCGGTATCCACgtactctttatatatatatatatttaatacatTCGCCAAAATAATGTCGTTTTAAATTAGGTATAGGTTATATTTATATTGATTTAATTGGCTGTGTTACTTTCTCATATAACATTTGGGAAAAAggcaaaagtaatgtgaaatcaatatattttccacagattagggcttaaaaaaaaataaaagaagctcaaaaaactaaaaatcaacctaaattattttcaaaattatttaaaataggCCTTAAGAGCATCTACAACCGGGCTTTCAAACTAGTGATAATAGCTACATTTAGCTTCTATGGAATACTTTTTTCCTCTAGCTGAGCCTTTAAAATAAAGGCTTTCCATCAAATTTGTTACAGTGAAATTTCATATGTAAAAGTTCAACagtatgttttttattttattggtcaCTACGAATTTCTCCCTTCTCTCCCTCTTTTCTCCTCTCATCTTCACTGAaacacccaatttttttttgctctcttCTCACCGAAACTTGTttctctcccttctctctccctctctcccgcaCAACTGCTCTGCAATAGCAactagaagaaaaaggaaaaggggtgCATGGAACTTGGAAGAGACAAGAAAAGGGGGAGAGGACAAAGTGTGCGTGAAAGAAAAAGtgcagaaaaaaaatgaaacaagaagggtggagagagaaaggaataaaatgatatttaaataaagtaaagagcgaaatataaaaaatggtattttgagtAGCTAAACTAAAAGTCATGTCAATGCTAGAGAAGCTCTAAGAGAGACTTAAATAAGGTTCAAAAAGACTCGTATTACCTAATATACGGATAACAGACAATAATCACAATAATCTCGCggatataattaatataaacaCAAGCTATTATGaatattataaataaccgcAATTACATTTGCAAGTACACCTTTACTTTATATAtgtaaaaaacaataatattacGTGCAAGAGATTCTAATATTGAATTAttgacttaaaaaaagaaaaattatttccaaaacTTTCACAAGCTAGCTTGCATCAACTCTTTGTTAGAATATGGGAGTCTTCGTATTAGGactaatgttttatttattataatatttaacaTTTAAGTTTTATTGTAATCAAATTATTATCATACTTTTATTCTATCATcctatcataatttttttatattgttagaatattaattaaataattattattatttttttattaatttatgtttttaaaataaataataatttaatattataataatactACATATTACACTCGAACAcaaattttcttcattttattggATTGATATTTGATATGGCATTACTTATTAGCCATTGTTatgaaaaaaggcaaaaaaaaaaaaaagaagaaaaaaaagatgtaaTGTGAGGGTAGTACGTAATACTATagtcaattaatttttataaattttaaaccATTTAaggttgatttttaaaaatttcggGTGTGATCACAAATTGCACGAATAATTACGGATTAATTAGTGATTGTAGCCACGAACAAGTACGAGTCCGAAGAAAAGCCAAAGCGCAAGACACAGTCACACGGCACCGTGGGTTTCTAGTTTTAATCCCCACGTTTGACGTTTGTGGAGTTCTGGTGGGCAATAGGTATTACTTGTCACTACAAAAAGTATCTGAAAACGGACCGACAGTAGTTTCCGTAAAATAGATTCCTTCGTTCGGCCAAgaagtttcctttttttttatttttttctctagcCGCTTTGCTTCCTAGTCAGAGAATTCTACCGGTTCATTGCGCCAAAGCTCAGTTTTTTCGAGATGGGTCTGTGGGATTCCTTGCTCAATTGGCTCCGGAGGTGACCTCTTTCCCTTGTACTCTGCTTTTGATTTTGTGggatttgttttgattttatgtgACTTTATTGGAATTCTGTTGCCGTTTATTTTGGTTTGCCGAGAAAACTCGGGAGAAATTTAGTGAAGTTTCTTAGTGTTTGCTCGGTACTCCACAGAAAACGAAGaacttaatttaataattttacaagATTTCTTTTAAGTGGATTTGTGTGTCTATCTGTGTGTTTGTTAGTTCTTAGCTCTTTGTTTCCAACTTGGTGTTCTGATAGTGTGAGGTGCATATGTGGGGgaacttttagaataaatgaTATCCTATCTTCAagcctaggaaaaaaaaataaaacaaagatatCCTATCTTAACAAAAGATGTGAAACACCtgagaatttgaaatttaaaaagttgGATACTGCAATGGGACTTTTAATTTGCCTCCAAGTAATGGATTTGTTAATTGTGAACTTTATGCATTTTAGTTAATCTCTTTCAATGGAAATTCATACATTTTCATAGTTTCATAGCAGCATTGAAGTTCTATTCGTTATTTTGTCATGCCAAAACAAATAACGAATTGAGAGAGTGGCATAATGGAAAACTTAGATCTCTTTGCGTagcctgtttggttgctgaggataagagttaatatgtttgataatgattttaaaaaggttttttttttttttttttttgaaaattgttttgacTTGACATAGAAGTAAGAAGTGTTTTTTAATGAAGTCCACGTTTGACAAgtgtttgtgttttgaattgttttttgaaggttttgagaaaagtgtttttggttttgaaagCAGGAAAAGTGTTTAAAAGATGTTACCAAACGAGGTAGGTAAATGGTCATGGGGAATTGATGTTTTCAGGCTTACATCGACAATCAGtggttttacttttttgtttttccatccATTACAAAGcaaaagcaacaacaacagcaacaaattaaaatttctaattttttgccTCAGATTCTTAGAAGCAGAAGGAAAGTTTAGGCTAGAGGACTTTCAATAGCCTTTCACCACGAACTTAAGCCTCATTTGAGCAGCCATattctcttcctcctccttccCCCATGGGTTCATGTTTGGATATTCATAATCCAGTTTTTTATGCAGTCTCACATTAAAACCATATTCTTTGTGGACTTGTTCTGGTGTTAATCTAATGTTGAATGTCCGCCATGATCTTGTTGTGACTTTTTAGGAATTCATATTTAGAAAAGTTCGAGAAAATCTGTGGCATGTGAGAGCATACAAGGGGATTTGCATTTCCTTATCGACCTGTATTGGGATTTTAAAACTGCAAACATCTCTTCTTTAAAGGGTGTTCAAGATTGCAAATCTAAGAATCTAAATTAAGTAGCTACGGAAGGTAGTCTCTCCTTTTCCTTAGGTTGAAAGGTATTTTCCCCAGTTTTATAAGCTTGTTGTAAATATGCGTACGGTCCATGACATTTACGTAAGACTTGAGAGACCtggtcttttttaaaaataaataatgttgtGCAGGGCCTACCCAATGGACACATAGTTCGTTCAATTTTGAGGctaaaatcaaccaaaacagagccTATGATATAGATTTTCGGTATAAAGACAAGCTTTCTTAAGCTTTGTTTTACAGTGTtcgtcctcttttttttttttatttatttatttattttttttattttggataattGAGTGAGTGGCCCCTAGGGAAGGTGATGGGGAAGGGGAGAGTCAAACAAGTTACCTCCATTTTATGCGGCATGGTTTGCAGCCAAATATGCTACCCCTTTGGGTTACTTATATTGTTTTATCTTCTCCTTACGCTGTTTGTCCCATCTTTCTTTAGTTCTTTCATTCATCTTTGTTAATTCCTTTGCTATTTTCTCTTTGCCACATGCTTCTTCCAATAAAATCCAAATCTTATCCCTAAAATGATATACCAAAAAGCACGTCCATAGCTTGCTTAATCCTCTTATAGATATCCTCACACAACCATTTTATTTTCCAACCCCTTATGGATGAAAGTCAAAAGAATGTGAATTAAGTTTTGAAGAAATAAGTTTATTTGAAAGCAGGTTCAACCTGgctaaagaaaagagaagagaagcttatccttcataaaattttAGTAGATCTATCTGCATGCATCTGTGACATGATAATGGTTGACTTGTCCAATAAAATCTAAGAAGCCTGAGGGCTTGAAAAAGATGTTGATGGTACTTATATATAATTTGCTTGCCTAGCCCTTTAATCAACTGAAAGAgatcaaaaccaatatattCAAGCAAACAAGGATGTCAAGAGCCTTGaccataaaatttaatttattaccAATATTTCAAGGACTACAATAATGAGTGAAATATTTTGTGGCGGGCTCTTAATCTGTACCTTTAAACTTTGTTTAAAAATCGAGTCAGCATCTCCTTTGTTGCACTTTTTTTAAATACCCACGCAAGAATTCTAAGCAGTTTAATAAGGGAAAGTCAGAAACATTAAGTTTTCGACTTTAATTACATAATCTCctttgatatttttatgttgtatcaTTCACCGCCTTTTAAATATTATCCcatgttaaaaaatttggacTGCTCTGAGCATGGAGACTTACTGTTTAATTCCTTGTATCTTAATCTGCTCCAgatatttttggattaaaagaaaattgctgTGCTAGATGTAAGGTTTTGTGAATGGGGAATTGCATTGATATGCTTTGATGATACAATGAATCCATGTAGGGGTTATATCGATACGAAGTGATATTCATACTTCAGTCCATCTGTAATTGTTGTATCTATGCAATAGAAAATTGTGTTCAATATCTCTGTCTTTACTATCATTAGAGACTGGTCTCTATTGaagttgttttcttcttcttactgtGTTTCCATATATCAGCTTATTCTTTAAACAGGAAATGGAACTTTCCCTCGTTGGCCTTCAGAATGCAGGAAAGACATCTCTTGTCAATGCCGTTGCTGTGAGTGAACACATTCTCTGCTATTCCTTCTGCTACTTGTGAGTAGTTTTCTCTTGATATTTGTCCTTTTATGTTTGCCAGACAGGGGGCTACACCGAGGACATGATTCCAACTGTGGGTATCTTTTCCTTGAACAAATTCTGGATTAAGTTTTCTATTATACTTGCTATATATCTTACAAAATGGTTATTAATACTATGAAACCAGGTTGGATTCAATATGAGAAAAGTTACGAAGGGGAATGTGACAATCAAGCTTTGGGACCTTGGAGGGCAAAGAAGGTTTCGTACAATGTGGGAGCGTTACTGTCGCGGTGTTTCTGCAATTCTGTAATGCCTCCAGTCATTAACCTTCTCTCTTTGTTGTATCAAAgtatctttcttttgttttaattacccATTAGAATGCCACTTGCTTTTAGTGACATTAACAAATGTCTGTCACTGTGCAAGAACAGTAATCTTGACCCTAGGAAACTAATCCTGACTCAAAACATGACCCTATAAGTCATAATCTGTATATATCTTATTTTTACTACCTTTAGAAGCACACTGAAGCATTGTTTAGAGGATATATTTGACTCTTTGGTATACCCTCTTATCAGGTACTGTAATGGAGGACTTCcattaaaatttagtttttttcccCGCTGAGCCATTACAGCCTTGTTTTAATAACTTTACAGCAGAAACTTTTTTGACTCTTGGTCATGTGGATTTAAGTCGAAACTGAAATTAGACATCAAATTGTATGCTTCTGTAGAAAAGCATGGATTCTTAAGTGCCTAGAACTCCATTTTGGACGTCAAGAAAATTGATACTTGAAAAGTGAACTTGacggaagagaaaagaaaaaaagtagatCTGCAAAATGTGGTGGCTTCACTTTATGTTCTTCGTCAAGGGGTTTCATTACATAGTTGTACACATGCCTAATTCATCTTATAAATTGCATTACATGATGATAGTATTGGGTCATTGTGAACAAAAAGAAGGGCATATGAACATTAACATGATGACTACACTGCACATTTCCTCATACAGCATTTAACCAAACTCCTTACCTGATTCtattttttacatcaaaacaaatgaACATTGAAACTTGAAAGATGCACTAGATGTTTTAGAAGATGGATGGGATTGACAAAGCTGGAATCTTACAGAAGCCATTCCAAATCCAAATAGTTGAGagttatctattttattaagagtaatgttatttagtaaactgttataCGACTAACATTATCCCAAGTGTATGGCAACtgtataatagtctactaaataacattattctttcatTAACTGAAGAGAGCATTGGCAGATGGTGCATAATTTTGGGCGTGATAGCCTCAATTTGTCTCATTaagtcaatttaaaatatttgactcAATTAGAATCACTTCTTTGTCTTTGTTTATGATGCAAAGGCAGGTATGTAGTTGATGCTGCTGATAGAGACAGCGTTCCCATATCTCGAACTGAGCTACATGACCTCTTGATGAAACCATCCTTAAGTGGAATTCCTTTGCTTGTTCTAGGAAACAAAATTGACAAATCAGAAGCTCTTTCCCAGCAAGCGTTGGTGGATCAGCTGTAAGTTCAGGCAACTTTACAAGAAGATGTTACGTCAGTCATTTTATTCTTGAATTATATTGATAGTGAATCTTGTCTCTAGTCTTCGTTCATATGTGATTTACAAATTTTAATGCTTCTGTTGGGTGGTTTCAGAGGCCTTGAATCAATTAAAGACAGAGAGGTCTGCTGCTATATGATATCGTGCAAGGATTCCATAAACATAGATGTTGTCATTGATTGGCTTATCAAGCACTCAAAAACAGCAAAATGATTCATGGGTTGACTTTCTTCGGTGCTTGGATGAAGAACAATCAAGGTCCAAGAAGCAAATTTGGTGATAAAAAACCCTTCCTGGTTGAGTCCGTTCTCCCTCATTTGGTTTTAGCTGTGCCCCAAATAAGTGCTTTGTACATACTTGTACAATTGAAGCCAGTCTTACATGCattttctgttttcctttttatatttgAACTGTTCCTTCCCAAATGTTTCTGAATTTTGCGGAGGATAGATAGTGCCACTAACTTGATCAGTTGATCtttggattatttatttatttatttgttgttcACTTTTATCAAATACTTCCCTCCCAGCTCAAATTACCACATTGGCTTATGATGACCAGCATCATAAAATGAGATACATTTTGATTTACTGGTTTTCAGACCTGATTTCCCTGTTATTGATGCTCTTAAATGGAAAGTCCAATCGATGGGTATTGAATAGCATTGCTGCATTTTGCATGTAGCCTTTGAAATTTGTCCATGGTGTTTCTAACAGTATTAACAGGTGGGAACAAGTTAGACACCATCATTTAATAACTTTTTGATCTGATCTTTAAGAACTCAACAATCTTCTGTAAATAGACTTGCACTAGAAAACATAGATAGTTCAATCAGGTCAAGTGGAAATCAAACTACTTGCTGAATAGTTTGATTGAGCTCTGAAGAAGAATGAGAAGAGACTTACTTGATATATCAAACAAAAGAGAACTTGTGGAGTGGGGTTTTACATGAATTTCCAGGgagttttttgtttgattgtcAAAATACTAAGAAAAGTAATGTCCTTCTGATACCATAATTAACTGAATCTCTCGAGGATATCATGCACATGGGCGCATGGATACTTTGGAACGCAGGCAGCTACTGCTGCCTACAGCTTTTCGCGGCTGTGTTTGATCTTCCCCAAAATTGAATGGATTCGTTGAACTGACAACGGATTTTACCATCTCGAATGGGAGAACCGAATAAAACTTGAGCTATTACGGGACTTTAATGGCATCATCAAAtctttttttatgatttgatgAAATGCAACAAATCAACTCTTGGATCACTGGGCTAGTTATAAAAGAGTGGATTGCTCTTTTTGTAGAAGaatgaaagataaaaataaataaaaaagaacaaacaaaataGAATCTCTACTTTTTGTAAAGATAACTTCTTATACAcgataacattttttaaaaacgttaCTTTACTTTTGGCTAATGCAAAACTCTTTACTAGAGCTATCTATCATTGAGAATAGGAGATCAGACCGCCCATCACCCTTCTAGTTGAGAACCCTTCTGCAATACTCGTTGGTTCTTACTTTATATTTGAATAAAGTAAAAGTTCTATTAATTAGCGGATAGATTCTCTGCTTTTTACAAAGTGGTTTGAGCTTTTCGCATGCATGCCTGATCTCATCCTTCCAATTGGTTCTATGTCGTATAGTGGAGGTGAAGAGATAGAACTTTGACTATCATTAAGATGGTGTAGTGTTTCTATGTCATTTGCTAATAAAGACAAATCATACtacaaagtcttttttttttttaaaaaaaaaaaaaaaaaaaaaaaaaaaaaaaaaattcgttgcCATATCTTCTGCAAATATTCGGTTTTTCTGATTTGATCTGCACTGCATATAAATTAGTTGGAATTTGAGTTACAAACAATCTTTTACCATACACTTGATGATGGCTgattctctaattttatttgatttgtctAACAAAATAATAAGTTTCTTCCATATATGCAATGTCTAAAAAATGAACCATTCTTTCTTCAGAGAATTTTCTTCGTTGGCCTAGGACTCATTCTTTGTATGCTATCTGAATTACAATGCAACCCAAACACTCTAATGATAAAGAATCCTAATTTATAGAAGAGTAATGAATCTGTTTCTTCCATATACTATAAtgccacccccttttccttcagttttttttttttttttttttaattttttagatgaggatatttaggtaatttttgaaattgagttagggcatttaagtctttgcataaattaaactgacggaaggggggcaaagtatgtaaatatggtagtttgatgctcttttttggtcgaagtgacAATTCATGGGGGCAAAATAACACAGGccagtagttcatgggggaaaaggtaattacccctaaaatattttataatgtatatgattaaaaaatttgaaaatccaaTGAGATTTAGATTCATTGATGAGACGGTTAATCAACAactagttaatatatatacgaCCAATTtattcttgagtttttttttttttcctctttaagAATTCgcttaaaacacgtcacatcAATGAATGTAAAATGAGTGTGATAAAAAAGTGTTAAAAGTAACATTACTCagggataaatataaaaagagcCTTCCAAACTACAACCATTTTTAAAGTAATCCCCTAAATTAATAAGTGTACTAATATGACCTCCAAACTAACAAAGAATGTTAAAAATATCCATTTTGtagaaatattcttataatatccTTGCCACTTGTCATTTATtcaattacaaaataataaaaattaaaacaatttaaaaattaaagaaatattaaaaaataaattttggcaAAAGGGGTGACTGAGATTGAAATGGACAATTCTTTAAATGAATAATTTACTGCCACAACATGGTCACCTTAAGTGATGGTTGTTGTACCTTGAGATTGAAATGGACCATTCTTTAAGCACATTTAAGGCATTTCTTCTCCAAATTTGGATTTATTTCAGAATGGGCCTTGAATAATAAAGgacatatttatttctttcttgtaGAAAAACaatcataataataatcaaaataccATTTTCTGAATGTTCTAAATTGTGACACCTGTCACCTAACCAAACATTCTTAAATCATGTTTAAGGCATTTTTCTTCTCCTGATTTCACATCCTTTTTCGAAATAGCCCTTGAATAAATGTTACATTTCCTTTCCTTGCGGGAATACaatcataataatcacattATAATTTTCTGAATGTTTTCAAATAGTGACATCTAACCTAACATTTTATTACCGTTGGAACTTGAAGGTATCATAATATCTAACTTAAATTTCTCTGCTCTTGCTTTTCCAATGGACCTAACAACTCAGTTTCAACAA
Protein-coding regions in this window:
- the LOC133859418 gene encoding ADP-ribosylation factor-like protein 8c; translation: MGLWDSLLNWLRSLFFKQEMELSLVGLQNAGKTSLVNAVATGGYTEDMIPTVGFNMRKVTKGNVTIKLWDLGGQRRFRTMWERYCRGVSAILYVVDAADRDSVPISRTELHDLLMKPSLSGIPLLVLGNKIDKSEALSQQALVDQLGLESIKDREVCCYMISCKDSINIDVVIDWLIKHSKTAK